A genomic stretch from Candidatus Poribacteria bacterium includes:
- a CDS encoding amidohydrolase family protein, with the protein MAAQFVADFEAYMPSEFNDEPYGKAGLIAVADRAGIDVCVVFPGGLPPDPAEINAHLLEETKGEPRIVPGCLINPTMGSAACDDLKRSVDAGARTVKLMAAAHRYRLDAPCVDPVMELAKALSIPATIHSGSPMSGCSPEFIATLATRHPDVTIIMDHMGYREWTQLAVQAAVKNANIYLGTTLIAAAEPITIKGIARGGQISADRIVFGSNSPSGDAVNGVNGIRNIGFTDEEAASILGGNLKAIYSL; encoded by the coding sequence ATGGCTGCACAATTTGTTGCGGATTTTGAAGCCTATATGCCTTCTGAGTTTAACGACGAGCCTTACGGTAAAGCTGGCCTGATAGCCGTTGCCGATAGGGCAGGCATTGATGTATGTGTTGTGTTCCCCGGCGGATTACCACCCGATCCAGCGGAAATCAACGCCCATTTGCTCGAAGAAACGAAAGGCGAACCGCGCATCGTTCCGGGCTGTCTGATTAATCCCACAATGGGTTCCGCTGCTTGCGATGACTTAAAACGATCCGTTGATGCAGGTGCTCGGACAGTCAAACTGATGGCAGCAGCACATCGGTATCGTCTTGACGCACCCTGTGTTGATCCCGTCATGGAACTTGCCAAAGCGCTTAGCATTCCGGCTACCATCCACTCCGGCTCACCGATGAGCGGCTGTTCACCGGAGTTTATTGCAACACTTGCGACACGCCACCCAGATGTGACAATCATTATGGACCACATGGGTTATCGTGAGTGGACGCAACTGGCTGTACAAGCCGCAGTCAAGAATGCCAATATTTATCTCGGTACAACCCTTATTGCCGCTGCCGAACCGATTACCATCAAAGGTATTGCGCGTGGCGGACAGATTAGCGCAGATCGTATCGTTTTCGGATCTAACTCGCCCAGCGGAGACGCCGTAAATGGCGTCAACGGTATCCGAAATATCGGATTTACCGACGAGGAAGCTGCGAGCATCCTTGGCGGAAATCTGAAAGCAATTTACAGTCTCTGA
- a CDS encoding VOC family protein: protein MLQLTHPIVDIAITCSNFDESLRFYHECLGLEIVLDIQIPEDVAKGAGLAPRGFRQVRLQAGQTLIKLMGIESPPPTPAYDFSAGVRWLTFFVEDVWGTVESLKQKGVEFLSEPIGAPDAGGVVCARDPDGILIEFVQR, encoded by the coding sequence ATGTTACAATTAACCCATCCCATCGTTGACATTGCTATTACATGTAGTAACTTTGATGAGTCGCTGCGCTTCTACCACGAATGTTTAGGCTTGGAAATTGTTCTAGATATTCAGATACCTGAAGATGTTGCGAAAGGGGCAGGATTGGCACCGCGCGGATTTCGCCAAGTTCGCCTACAAGCTGGACAGACGCTTATTAAGCTGATGGGCATTGAATCGCCGCCACCAACCCCAGCCTACGATTTCTCGGCAGGTGTGCGTTGGCTCACCTTTTTTGTCGAAGATGTGTGGGGAACCGTTGAAAGCTTGAAACAGAAGGGTGTGGAATTTTTGTCCGAGCCGATTGGTGCTCCGGATGCTGGCGGTGTGGTCTGTGCAAGAGACCCCGATGGCATTCTTATTGAGTTTGTACAGAGATGA
- the queF gene encoding NADPH-dependent 7-cyano-7-deazaguanine reductase QueF: MHHQSYDGLQSDIREMKTPSIETWKNEYSDKDYTIEVTTPEFTAICPKTGLPDFGTIQINYIPDEQCVELKSLKEYFLFYRDVGIFHEHVVNKILVDFVAACNPRKVEIVGDFHVRGGIKTVIRANYEREEIG, translated from the coding sequence ATGCATCATCAATCTTATGATGGGCTACAGAGCGACATCCGTGAAATGAAAACGCCGAGCATCGAAACTTGGAAAAATGAGTATAGCGACAAAGATTACACTATTGAAGTGACGACCCCAGAATTCACAGCAATTTGTCCCAAAACCGGGTTGCCAGATTTTGGAACGATTCAGATTAACTATATCCCCGACGAGCAATGTGTCGAACTCAAATCGTTGAAAGAGTATTTTCTATTTTACCGGGATGTCGGAATATTTCACGAACACGTTGTCAATAAGATTCTGGTAGATTTTGTTGCGGCGTGCAATCCGCGGAAGGTCGAGATTGTTGGAGATTTTCACGTCCGTGGGGGCATTAAAACTGTCATCCGTGCCAACTATGAACGGGAGGAGATAGGATAA